The genome window CCAACATTGCATTTGGGTCAGGCTCAAAAAGATACCCCATTCCCCCGCTCCACTGTTCTCCACCGTTACGTCGGGGTGATAGGGAGTCCCCGTAGGGGGCTAATTGCGGCTTCGTCTCTTTAGATTTTTTCCCATTCGCGCCTTCCGACAAAAACGGTACTAAGCGCATTACTTTCGGGCGGTAAACCATAGCGTTGACGTATTCCGTATAAACAATCCACACTTCATCAATCGCCCCTTTTTCGAAATCCCGCATAAATGGGGTGATAATCTCGCGGGACATGCCGGAATCTATATTAGGCGGTATCTGATGATAGGATTTAAAAACATTGCGATTTGTCTTTTGAAAATAATCCATTGTTTTTTTGCCTATTGCCGTAATCTTGAAAATGGCGTTGGCATTTTCATTCATAAAGCGGGAAACGGTCCTTAAGAGATTGGCATTATATCCGCCGCAAAGGCCCTTTCCGGAAGCGATGGCAACAAGCCCGATGCGGCTTACAATCCTGTTTTCGGCAGTCTCCCGATGTAATAATTTATGCGTCATAAGCTCTGGCGGCAGTGTGGCTAGAATATTATCCATAATAGACTGTAACTTAGCGGAAAAGGGACGGATGGCGTTCAGCTTTTCCTGCGCTTTTTTAAGCTTGGAAGCGGAAACCATCTCCATCGCCCGCGTAATCTTTTTAATATTGTTTACGCTTCTGATTTTCCGCTTTATTTTTCTTATTCCGAGCATATTTTACTTTTTAAGAGTTTGGCTGTATT of Planctomycetota bacterium contains these proteins:
- the atpG gene encoding ATP synthase F1 subunit gamma, encoding MLGIRKIKRKIRSVNNIKKITRAMEMVSASKLKKAQEKLNAIRPFSAKLQSIMDNILATLPPELMTHKLLHRETAENRIVSRIGLVAIASGKGLCGGYNANLLRTVSRFMNENANAIFKITAIGKKTMDYFQKTNRNVFKSYHQIPPNIDSGMSREIITPFMRDFEKGAIDEVWIVYTEYVNAMVYRPKVMRLVPFLSEGANGKKSKETKPQLAPYGDSLSPRRNGGEQWSGGMGYLFEPDPNAMLDVLVPRYIEMTFYRLLLDALSSEHSARMIAMRNATDNANEVMDELTLIFNKARQSSITKELLDIVSGAEAMK